tctataaaccacgtataaatttaaGTGCATCATTTTATGGGTAAACAACAATTTGTTTCAAATTCAGTCAATTCAAGTGTGTGTTCATCCACTCCATAATCTCCTTCACGCACTTTCCCCCTTTTAACTCTGCCAAGTATTCCAGTTTCAATTTGTTGAGTaactcttttgtttctttatcaAATCGATTAAACAAAGCACGGAAGCTTCTGAAGCTATTAACAAAAATGCAAGATCGTCTTTGAAATTTATTTTCCAACAATTTCGTCcttgattttctttattttttgagtCAATCGTTTTTCGTTTCACCATGTACTTTGATTTAACCATTGAGTAGCACATTTCTTAGATAAACGTAACTAAAATGATCCAATAAACTTTAAAAGAGAAGAGAGGAAAAAAGTACAACATTACTCTATTAGAATAAAGACAAATTTTAATTTGAGTCTCATATGCCATGTAATACTTGTGTGAGACCTTATTTAGTGATATTTGGAAATTGTGGGCGCATTTATTCTAACTTCTTCTCCTTCAATGACGTCAAGGAAATGCTCCTTCGATCCTTTACAGCTTGTCAACGAAATtgctatatatttttttaaagaaaaaacgaCGTTTGTTGAGAGAAAATTTTAGTTTTTGCCCTAGCTCTCCATAAAACTtggaatcaaataaagcaaaacATAGCTCTGCATATACTTTACCAAActtatttgaatttttttgagAGGTGTTGTTTTATGGCTTTTCACAATTTTCAtagagaaaaagaagagataaagaaaagagaaaaaaatagagGAATTCGAACAAGAAAAGAGAGCGAGAAAGGGAGAAAATAGAGATTATAGAGGTTGTGTCTACTTTTTGTTTTTGGGTTTCATGAACAGTGCCAAAACTTAATTATTTGTCAACGGTAATTTCGATTCTTTCTtaatcttcttctttttaaaaatattttatggaTTTGGCTTTTGAGTATCTTTAATCAATTGCTTGAGAGAAGACGGATTAGAGAACAAATTGGGAACATTGAATTCTGGTAAATAAAAATATTGAGTTAAGAGAGTTGTAAAAATTTGGAAGAGGAGAGAGTAAGGTCATCTCCAACCTTGCCCCATCCCCATAATGGGGGAAATATTTGGGGGAATTTAGCTCCAATCCTCCTGCATTTTTGTCCCCAAAATGGGGATGAATAGTGTTCCCTCAAATAGGGGGTACACTATTCATCTCCCCCATTATTATTCAtcacttttttattattattattttattatttaatcttttaatttatctctttatatatacctaattatgtttgtgtaatgtctttataatattaatattatatcttagctttggtgtataattttaataaattaattttcgtgcatttattatttttatgtagaaatgtcagtagatgaaaatcaacgatttcaagaatttttatttcaacataaaagaattaaggacaaagatgctcattttgcacttcgtaatacattaatagatcatttatgggagaatactagagtttgaagttgaatatttatgtagtatttcaaatgaattttatcgttatgtcatatgtatttaattaatcttgtatcgcaatgatttcacttttatttgaattattagttaatctataataattgcttacaaattatattatttaaaattttatggaattattttaattatggaaattacaaattaataaaaagatggaatttgtttaatagaaatttaaaaatgaaagataataatataatatagaaaaatTAGAAGAACATAAAAAAAATGGAGGAATGGTTGTAGTTGTCCTCAAAATGGAGAAACCCCTATTTTGGGGATCAAAAATGGGGTAAAGGTTGGAGATGCCCGAATAGGGGTTTGGGAGTTGGCCAATGTTTGCTGATAGTGGGACCCAAAATCTACTTGGCAAAGTTTTAAAGGAGTCTTCTACAAGTATGTGATATGTCTCCAAGTAATAATTGGGTCGTGTACAAAATAAAATTTCTCGAATAAAGACGAACCACACCATGAAATAGCTAAATTTGTAGTTTAAAGTAGTGTAAATGTTGAAGCTAATAAAGCAATGGTTGAAGCCAAAGATAAGGACATCTTTAATTAACTGATGCTTGATATTTTGTTGCTTACAAGTAGGGGTGGCAAACAGGCGGGTCGGGTCAGATATGATTCGTGTCgaaaatggataaattattcgACCCggtccatatttaatacggataaaaaatgggttaaccggcGGATTATATGGGTAATTAACTATATTATCAATAACTTCTTGCATATGATAACTTTTGaaagaattcttagtctccctaattTGAGGAACAACAAATTTAAAGCTTtaaaaatgtaaaagttagactcattggttatccattttttaaatggataatatgattcttatccatatttgattagttttaaaaaaatttattatcCACCTTATTTTTAGTGAATAATATGAATAGTTAACTTTTACTTTTAATCATTTTGCCATCCCTACTTGCAAGAAATGTAGAGTATTGAGTTCGACCCCTGAAACATCATAACGTGAAACATATGTCGAGCATATGTTGCCGCCTATACTAAGACCAAACATTCCAAGAGAACAACTAGTTAGTGGGATACTACATTACAGTTGCTAATTACTCTATCAATTCATTTGAGAACCCAAACATCTACTATGAACCCTACAAATAGAAGGTCCACTTGATATAAATTATACCAATTGATTCGCTGTAGTTTTCAAGATATATATGTAAAGTTTCAAGTGTAAGGTCCACTTGATATGTGTATATGGCTTTTTGGATTAGCCATGCAGCTCCTTATAAACAACCAAATATATATCGTGGGTATACCAAGTTGTTAATGATAAAGCAGATTAAATCTCAGAAAAATTTCTTGGATCCCTTCCTATACTGTGAAGCCccaccaaaaagaaaagagagaataaTTAAAATGAGCGCTTCAATTTTTAACCTTATGGACTTCAATTTCAAGCAAGAATTAGTCAATTGTTAGTAAGCTTTCTCTTGCTGTAAACCAAATCCTTCGACCTTTTGTAACTAGGAATAACATAACATAGTTTTTAATGATGTCTATTTTCACTAAATACGAATTAGATCCATTTCAATAAACAGAGAATGAGTCTCTTTTATCATCCATCATGTAATTTGTCTAGTTTACACCACGGGGTGAGATAatactaggtatgttgttgttattTTGTTGTCATGTAATTTGTCTAGTTTATCCAATACTACGTTTTACACGGTTATATACTTAAATTTATCAAGGTTGGACAAATTTGATGTAAAGAGAATTGAGACACGCCTCTCTCCTAAGCAGTGGCAGATGTGGTTCTTTGCACGGCAAGTTCATTTTTACTTTTTAGTGTTATTAACTTTTGAACAGaaatatatatatgaattaaAATCGTTAAAATTTCAACAAATCATATATATGAACCATTGTTTTTAAAGGCGCAATgttaaaaaccttaaaattaaaatttatcaAGTTTAAATCTTAAATCTGCATGTGTTCTGTGTTCTGAAgattagttttttcttttcactGTTAGATTGGTTTGTAGGGTATTTGATATAGTCCCTTCCGGGCTCCTAATACTTTCAATCCAATATAGctggaatttttattttttattttttgaaattttttggtaACACTATAAACATTACCATTGATAAACAATGAATAATATAGCTCGAAAGTTGTACGGTAAATTTATGACTCTTTTTCTCGAGCAATAGGTTTGAGTGGTAACAATGGTAAAACGTAACCTAAAAAGAACTATTTATATAAATCTGTCATCTGATGGCCAAAGCTAATTGCACAATGATATCAATTCAAGGAAAGGCAGTTCTAAAATTTTGTGCAGTTAATACCTGTATCTTGGCCTATAATCTGGACAATTACACAACAAAAGCTAATAAcaaaaagaaacaactaaaaaaataaaGACTACAGAATCTAAccaaccaaaagaaaaagaaaaataaataaaactcagaaagTTTGTTTTCTAAAGTTTTCTGTTCTAGTTTCCTGCTAAAATCTTGAAGAGTTCTTCGTTCTACAACTATCTGCTCCATTGTAAAACACTTTCTTGGATCCAATTACAtcactgcaaaaaaaaaaatccataaAATTTATTCACGAAAAAGATTCACAATGTGTTAAATCAAAGTCTGTCGAAGAATAAGGAGCAAACATATAGATAAAGAAAAAACATTATTAAATAGCATTACATAACAAACATatagataagaaaagaaaaacattatTAAATAGCATTAcataaaaaacgaaaattttgTCAAGCTAGTAACTAAATACTGAAAACATAACACTAAGCACTCCGCCAATTTTTGATGGCATACCTCTTGTTCTATTAGAGTTTGCAAAGACTACATTATATTGATGATTTAAAAAACAAATACTTGTATGAAAAACAAATATTCAAAATTATGTATATTGTTATAGTTCAAAAGGACGAATAATCCAAATGCATTTGAATTTCTATTGAGTATCCAAAGACCGAATAGGGGCACCCCGTGACTTAGTACATGCATTCACATGAAGACAGAGAGCACGAGGGGCAATTGCTGAACAGTTGGAGAGGGACAAGACATGTAAACAACAAAGGAATATAATTATGCGATAGAGATTCTGAAATATTATAAACATTGCATGATAGTATATACAAAGATGGCATAACATTATTACTCTCCCCTCCACTACCCATATAGTCATATTTGACTGAATTCtagaaagatatatatatatatatatatatatatatatatatatatatatatataacactaaAAACTGTAAAAACTGCATGTACAAGCTTACGTATTTCGGAATGGATTAAAGATAAATTACTTTGACCTATAAGAAAGTCAAACTAGAGAATTCTTTCTGAACATAGAGAGCATTTAACTCCTTAATAGGGTAGAATTTCAATTAATCTTACTAGCTAGTaatatgcttatgaatgtaagTAGTAATGAAGTGGTAATAGATCAACAAAACTTTCGCACTAAAACATGTTTTTACAAACAACATCTCCTgtttaaaatttttctttttacAAACAATATCTCATGTTTGAAAAAAGTTCACGAAGCTCATTTTTGTGATTATGTCACATAATGTTTATTTTCCTATGTTTGCTGTCAATTATATATGGACTTAGGTTACATGTAAAGATACTTTTATACTATCGGTAAATTTTAACATGTGCAAGTAAATCAATtccctctgttccaatttatATAGTGGAGCtcaaattttaaaagtcaaacttcttaattttgattgaattttttgaaataaaatttatatactaTTTTGGAACTacgtaaaaattaaaaaaatcaaaatatctAAAACGCATATGAAAAATCACAATTATAGAAAAACTCGTTTAACTCTCGAAGTTCGAACTCTGTCCCTCGTTTATCAAACTACCAATTATATTTATCAAAAAattcacttatatatatatatatatatagaacttAACCTCATTCAATATAATATGTATGCGTGGTAAGTAATTTTAAATAATGTATCCCATGATATCTGCAGAATCCGAAGGCAAAGGGCAATTATTCGAGAAAAAAACAATAGATTGCAGCCAAAGTAGAAAACAACAGACATACACATTGACATTCAGACAGGCACATTACAATCAATGGAAAGAagcttttcttttttaaaaaaaaaaaactttaccTGTACTTTTTGTGCATGTCTTCCTTCTTCCCcaacttttttatttttgaacgtCACTGAAAATTTCCAGCACCTCCAAAAGACTGATGATGGCTTTGTGGTGGCGGCGCAGCTTTTGAATCCAATGTGCTCATCTGCTGCTGATCTCTGTGGCTGCTTCCAAATCCTCCACTCATGCTCCTTACTATTTCCCCAACTCCAAGAAAATCCCTTGTCAACCTATTAGCTTGCTCAGTTCCCATATTTTCCATTGAAAAGTTATTAATCATTTGCTTCTTCTGTGGTGGCTGCTGTTCAAAGTTATTCCCGTAGTCGTTCTGTTGATTTTGATCATTATTACCATAAGCATTTACGACTAGATCATGAAGATGATTCTCGCTTAAAGGGTCGCCATAAACAACGCTGCCAAAGTTGACAGGTGGCGGCGGATGAATATCGGATTTGGTGGCGCTAGAGGATGAACCAAAGGCTTTGAGCAAGGAGGCACTGCTGTTGTTCATGTTGTTGTTGCTTGTTGTGGAACCCATTTGAGCTGCTTTCTGGAGGAGCGCGGTGGCAGACATTGGTGGCGCAGGTGAAGCACTACTGTTGTTATTGAGATGGTTACCGTAGAGAGATGGGATTGAGGAACTTATGTGATGATCAGTACCAAGAAGGCTACTAGCTGAGAACATGTTGGATGAATTATTCGACCCGTCACCACTGCTGTTACTGAACTGATGACTCGGAAGCAATAGACCACCACCTCCTGCTGAAATATTGCTATTTCCATGGCTTCCTACATTTTCACTATTGTTGTTGCTATTCTGGAAGAAATTGAGGTTGAACATGCTAGCCACAGAAGGGGAGCTGTTATTATTTCCATTGTTGTGGAGATCAGGAAGTTGCATTAGGCCATGTATTGACGGCTTATTCGCCGCGTAAtcttgatgatttgtttgatcagctggAAGAAAGAAGGACGTCGAAGGGCGGAAAGCTGAGGCGCCAATGGATGTCGTCCCCATAAGGTTGCTGTGATCGAATTGGCCACTAGTCTTGATGTTGCTGCTGCTACCAAAGTGCAGTATATCGGTGGAGTTAGAATGATCTGAAATTTGGGAACCCATTTTTGAGAGGCCTAAACTCATGTTATTGCTACTTCCATATAAATGACTCCCAATGCTGCTCAAGCTTGGTGGATTTCTCGCACTTTCTTGTGCCAATGCATCACAAAAGGCTCTGTGGGTGATGAAACTATCACGCCTGCATTAAACAAGATATATAATATTTATGAGAAAAATTACCTAACGTAATAAAGgtagaaagaaaaaatgaattgTATTTCTGAAATTAAATTTATTGTGTAGGAGTGAGATGACCAAAAAATTTAattgtagaagaagaaaaagatgaagacCATTAAGTTAAAAATTCTGAAAAACAAGAATATTCATGTGGTATTTACCAAGAATGTCACATAAAATTACAACGAACTGTCACTCTCTTAGTCAAAAAACGAGATTAAAAGTAGTAGACTCTTGTGAAAAGAATGTACTATTAGTCAGGTTGTAGAAACTTTGAGATAAATGATTACCATTGAATTTACCAAACGTCAACAACAACATGGATTAGAAAATGAGTTGGATTTGGTACAGTGGTCCCATCCCCGAGATGATGACAATTAAGAATCAAAGTAAATTGTCTAATTCAAATACGAGAAAATTCCAATAATGGAAATGACAATGAAATTTTATTTATAAAGGATTTAGGTGATACTTATATTCACTATGACCTCCCATTTCATAGAGTACATAAAGTAAAAAAACATGAAATTCCCCACACATTAATATTGACTCCTTGAAAATAAATGAATAAACGCAACAAAAAGAAAACTTGGGTATAAAACATTTTAATgagaaataatgaatcaagagcTGATCATGTGCATAGATTTTAATCTTTATTAAACTAAATGGCTAAAGAATAAAACCCAGCGCCATTAAATGAAAGTAAAAAGAAGGGAGTAGTACTATAGAACCAGTCTTTTTAATCCATTTTTAGCTATATAAGGATGTTAATACCACAGATTAAATATGACATAGCATTTCCATCAAAAGTAGTAGTAGTGATTGTGAATGAGAAAAAATTTCCAGATAATTGAAAGGGGAATAGGGGGTCCAAAAACATTATCATGAAAAGGGGTGGCTGAAAGAATTCAGAACTGAACGCATCTATCCAACAcacaagaaaacaaaacaaaataaaaataaatgtaAGGGGGACATTACCATTTTTACATGGCATAGCAACACGTGAATATGAAGAAACGATAGCAGTAACGGCAAAAGGACGATGGTTCCTAGGAAAGAGACTCTCACAAGACAAAGATAGAGAAGAAAATTTTAATTAGATGgtacagtttttttttttttttttttgtttagctTTTGAAACTTCTATTACCATAGTAGGAGTAGATGATTTCACGTGTGGACACACACATATAAATTTTGTGCTAGCTAATTAGTCGTTTCGTCATTCACTGTGTAGTAAAAGATCCAAAGACAAAAACAAGACCTACCAGAAAAcagacaaaaagaaaaagaaaagaagaaaattgaGTCTAAAAGGAATCTGTAACTGTTGGAAAAGCTGGAGAAAACTTTTTCCATCATTTCTAGCTCCTCTTTCAACAATCACACCTGGGGAATCTAAAAGCCCTAAAATCAAAGAAGATGCCAACCATTTCACTCGAATAAaccattaattaaaaaaaaacttaaatcCTCATGATTGTTAGTAGTACAAAAAAAAAGGTGTCcataaatcaaataaaaaaattcatttttcttaTAACTTAAACTTTTAGATGAAATGGAGTATACAGATACCTTGAGAAAAGGGTGCCACAATCACATTTGTATTCGCGAGTACCACAGGTTTTAGTATGAGCTTTCCAATCAGACTGGACAGCATACTTTTTGGAACATTTTTCGCACTTATATTTCTTTTCACCATGTTTTCTGGAGTAATGTTTCTTAATACCAGTGAGATCGCCAAGGGCTCGAGAAGGGTCATGGTGAACACATGTGGGCTCAGGGCACAAATAAACTTTGCGCTTCACTTCTTTTGTACTCTTCTGCTTTAGCTTCCAAGGCAAATTGTGTCCTCTTCTGTGTAGCTGTAGGTTTTGTTCCCTTTGAAAACCTTTGTTGCATACCTCACATACGAACCTGTTTGTTGCCATTAGGGTCTTTGGTGATAGTGCTATTATCTCTGCATCTGGATCTGagcagaaaataaataaattttgttAGAAAGTGGTAACATATAAAGATTAATATTAGATTAAAATGTTTGGGTGCTCTTTTTTCCCTTTCAAAACGAAACAAATTAGGGTTTTCCTTCCTTGTAAAGTTGAATTTACATGAAATCACCTTTTCTCTTTGAATTTTCGATGCAAAAAGGAGAATTCAAgctctctttttctatttttttatgttttttttttaaataaaactgTTATAAGGTACTTGCTTGGTGTGCCAGGCtgatttcttctcttcttttgtggtgcttgttgttgttgtggttgcTGCTGAATGTGaagttcttgttgttgttgttgttgttgtttcatctgTTGGTTTTGTTCTTCTTCTCTCATTGCAAGAAACACAGCTGATGAAGGCCCTGCAGCCATCTTTCTTTTGGGCTAAATTCTTGAGCTATTTGTAGAATTCACCCCAAacaaaaaaattaaacaaaaggaaaaaaaaaattaggaAAGGATTGAATTCAAGAAGCTTTTGTCACAAACCTTATCAGGAAAACCCTCTAAAAACACAAGTTGGTGCTGAATTGATTTGAGCTAATAAAGTAGAAGAGTGAGTGAGTAGGAGGAAGAGAATTATCATCCCATGGTGAGCTATTTGATAcccctttctttgttttcctCTTCTTCTAATATGTAACCCTTTGCTATAAATGAAATTTTCTAAAAAGATGCTACTGaggttcttctatgtgtttctAGGTGTCATGTATATACACAAACACATATCTATAgcatttttccttttcattttttctcttttttcagttTCTTCTCTCTTTCACTattttttcttctcatttttctCCTATTTCCCCTTTTATACTCATTATGcaaaaatgaaaatatatataatatataattatcaaaaGAGGGAATGAAAACTTTGAAAAAGTAAATTTAGGGGTCGTTTGTTTATGATTATACACGAATTGTTTATATAGTGTATAATAATGTAAAAATTATTATACGGGAAATATAATGCAAACATTAAAATGCAGGAATTATCATGTGGGAATTGCCTAATTTAGTGAGATTCTGGCCGTTAGATATTCTTATTCATAGATTGCTATTACACGTAGTAATCTGATCTCAAGTTCTATCCCGTAAATATCATAATAAATAGATTCTTATACAAGTTATAACGGGATTAATAATACATTATTTGATGTTTAACAGTAAAATTTTCGTTCAACTTATGCGAAGTTTAATGCCGGAAAACAAAACAATACATtatttatacaaaaattatattagtTATCCTGAATTTTATATCGAAACCAAACATTTTATAAGTAATGTCACACTTCATCCGCAGATTAATTTTCTTATACTTTAAACCAATTGATTTATTAGAGAATAAATCTTTTGAGAAGGCTTAAAGGAGAAATTTGTGAAATTTATTATTGTATTATAAATTGCATGCACAAATCATTATTACTACAACTAACTTAAGGATAGATACTAGTCTAGAAATTGAGCAACATTTTTTTGATTTACAataattttctcaaaaaaaagAGGGGATGCAGAGGCAGAGTGCGGATTTGAAATGAATTCGGAAATTTAAGTACTCCTTAGAAGTTATCGGAGTAATTTGTATATATATctaataaatttttaaaataaatataaaattttgaagaaaattattaagTTCGACATTATTCTAACTCCGGCCTTGAAGAGGGGTAGAAGGGGGaggggaagaagaggaagctGATGGTGCTGTCGAGGGAGCCCACAGCCCGTAACGTGTCCATATGCGGCGTCGGATTGGGTCCACCTTGCCTCTCTTTCTCTCATTTCGTATCCTTCTAATCACTTCAAGCCAAAACCGTTCCTTCGTCACCTTTCCTTGGCTGTCACTGTGAAGGAAATTATTTAATATCTTTTCTTTACATTACATGTATTTTTGTAGCTAATAGTCAAAATAAATATTCCAAATGCATATTATATGCGAAGTCCTTGTCCATTTTCATTTTTCCCCTTTGTGTCATAGAACACACATTAGAGTTTTTGGCGAACCCAATACTGTATTTTATATTGGTGATTGGATTCTAaatttaattttgtatatatttaataattttttaataaatatatagaGTATGAACACTACTGAGTTATGCTAAACCCACATGATATATGCTACCTCAGTCCCTGTTTCTATTATGTTCTTGTGGGGAGCCTGTTTGCTCAAGGTCGACCATTGTTGTCAAttttctcttcttcattttttcttttttgtttttttcaacAAGAATTATTTCAGAGtagaattttaaaagaaaaatgttcATGTTACTTCGACCTTTATGGTCGATGAGTAGTGGGAGAggaaaaagtaaataaaaaataCTTCATGCCTCAATTTAATGTAGGGTGGAGTTGTAATCAATTCGATTACTTCATTAATTGTTACTATTAATTACTTGTGCTGACACAGAGTTTTCGTTTAAACATGTTCAAAATCAATTTTAAGCACCCTTAACTTTTTCTGTTTTTCACTTGGTCTGAACCCCTGAATACTGACACATCATATCCACATTATCACCGGTGCAAGTTCTGTAAAATGATGAGTAAATGCTCCAATCTGAATTGGATAAAAATCTGTGGAGTTGAAAATACTAGGAACAAAAATTTGTACAAGTACGACACTGTCGATTTGCATATTAAGCCTTCACAATATATACATGGGCTTACTTAATCAGCATAAAAGTTATAAATCTAATCATATGTGTTAGGATCGAAAAagtcaggtgtcatgcggaatcTAGTAAAGCAATACTTTAACGGcgataaatcagacaacaaaaaagaaatatACCAAAAAGAGACAAACATATAACGTAGTTCGGCCAATTGACCTACGTCCACGGATGGAGATGAGCAttccactatataaaagagagtacaaaatctCGAGAGAagaacctcacgaagaggcaaacacaagtgacatacTAACatttgtcccgtaaagttctccccctaaatacGACTCTCAAATCTCATATGGTTACATTGTgaatgctactgaatgagaaggaaggatcctcaatttatagaagtccaaatcttttcctacaagaaaaaaaaaactagccaaatatgggggatttataatttctttctacaaaaaaaaaaactcaattaTAGTAAATATGTTGCACTTTCctttaagagatagaaaaattaaatattgtaagAAAATTAGGACAACACCTAACAATATGCATAAGTTGTCTTTCTTGTACCAATTGTTTGATAGATAATCTTTTAAATCTGCAGACAGTGCATATACGAGTAACTCAGTTAGCTAGAGAGATGACaaattctttgaaataacttgAAATAACGTCCACTAGTAACAACATTATGCACCAAATGGGAGAAATATACAAAATTTTCAACACAGCAAAATTATTAACCTGTAAGAAAAATAGAAGTCTGAAAGCTTTAATTCTTCACACCACAACTATTTTATTGCAGTGGGCACAATTTTCATTTACGAAAAGCATATCTTGCATTTTAACATTAAAATTACATAATGCCTACACTCTTTAATTACAATTGAAATTTTTAACTAATTTAGTTCCAAAACTAAAAACTATTTCAATTTTATAAATAGGAAAGAAAGTGTCAACATTAATCTGTAAATTACGTAGTAAATTTTGGAACAATCCATCACATAAAAGAAGACATTCCCCAATGTCGGATTAGAATGGGTCTACTGAAGTTCCCAGTCCCACCCCCACCCATATCCCAAAGAAACAACCGAAAAAATAATTGAGAGCGATTTTTATTCATAATATTTATGTATTTCAAACTATAACATTGTGATTTGTACTTTtagtagtttatatatatatatatatatgcttatttgaaaaatattaaaatttaataTATTCGAATTCTCGTCACAAATTAAGAGCAACAGTCACATATACTTCAGTTTAGGAGtaagaaaaaattgaagaaaatctcgaagtatatacattatatatatagTTATGATGGGAGAGTCACATCAAGGGAATAAAAGGGAAAGAATGCTAAATGAAGAAAAAGTGGGCATCACAATCATAGACGACCCACGGGAAGACCTAATCCAACCACTAGGAATAAACAAGCAATCACTCTATCCTTGAGACACATAAATAACTAATACTCCTATAAAGTTACCAAAAG
The Nicotiana sylvestris chromosome 11, ASM39365v2, whole genome shotgun sequence DNA segment above includes these coding regions:
- the LOC104234430 gene encoding protein indeterminate-domain 5, chloroplastic-like; the encoded protein is MAAGPSSAVFLAMREEEQNQQMKQQQQQQQELHIQQQPQQQQAPQKKRRNQPGTPNPDAEIIALSPKTLMATNRFVCEVCNKGFQREQNLQLHRRGHNLPWKLKQKSTKEVKRKVYLCPEPTCVHHDPSRALGDLTGIKKHYSRKHGEKKYKCEKCSKKYAVQSDWKAHTKTCGTREYKCDCGTLFSRRDSFITHRAFCDALAQESARNPPSLSSIGSHLYGSSNNMSLGLSKMGSQISDHSNSTDILHFGSSSNIKTSGQFDHSNLMGTTSIGASAFRPSTSFFLPADQTNHQDYAANKPSIHGLMQLPDLHNNGNNNSSPSVASMFNLNFFQNSNNNSENVGSHGNSNISAGGGGLLLPSHQFSNSSGDGSNNSSNMFSASSLLGTDHHISSSIPSLYGNHLNNNSSASPAPPMSATALLQKAAQMGSTTSNNNMNNSSASLLKAFGSSSSATKSDIHPPPPVNFGSVVYGDPLSENHLHDLVVNAYGNNDQNQQNDYGNNFEQQPPQKKQMINNFSMENMGTEQANRLTRDFLGVGEIVRSMSGGFGSSHRDQQQMSTLDSKAAPPPQSHHQSFGGAGNFQ